A region of Selenomonadales bacterium 4137-cl DNA encodes the following proteins:
- a CDS encoding TRAP transporter small permease yields the protein MESFIRFCDRLSLYGGVLAGILTIVALLLVCAEMVIRTLFAKTLYITEEYTGYLMAALTFLALAYTLRDKSHIRMVFLHEIVKGRARNLVDLYAFIVGFIFCAILTYNCYEFFFDSIRTGTRSMQISATPLAYPHFFMPLGSAILTLQFAAEICRSLIRLRTGETGEAESSTLGR from the coding sequence ATGGAGTCATTCATCCGCTTCTGTGACCGTCTCTCCCTCTACGGCGGCGTACTCGCCGGCATCCTCACCATCGTCGCCCTCCTCCTCGTCTGCGCCGAGATGGTCATCCGCACCCTGTTCGCCAAAACGCTCTACATCACCGAAGAATACACCGGCTACCTCATGGCCGCCCTCACCTTCCTCGCTCTCGCCTACACCCTCAGGGACAAAAGCCACATCCGCATGGTCTTCCTCCACGAAATCGTCAAAGGCCGGGCGCGCAACCTCGTCGACCTCTACGCCTTCATCGTCGGCTTCATCTTCTGCGCCATCCTCACCTACAACTGTTACGAATTCTTTTTCGACTCGATAAGAACGGGCACCCGCTCGATGCAGATATCCGCCACCCCTCTGGCGTATCCTCACTTCTTCATGCCCCTGGGCTCCGCCATCCTCACCCTGCAGTTCGCCGCCGAAATCTGCCGGTCGCTCATCAGACTGCGCACCGG
- a CDS encoding TRAP transporter substrate-binding protein, with amino-acid sequence MLSFRKTGFLTLALAAVVILSLALAGCGGDKKAEPKAAGPVKWVANSVWPPNNHQTQGLQEFAKKAKEATKGKVDITVQAGGALGYKGPELLKIVRDGLVPMSDMLTSGVAGDEPLFNVVTLPFLIQNFEEGKILNDIARPYFDQVAEKKWGQKILYISPWPAAGIWSKKEVKSVDDMKGLKTRTYDKNGGLVVQAVGGTPYPLPFSEVYSSLATGVIDSVLTSTPTAVDAKFWEVLKYYSPQNVTMATDLVTVNLKEFNKLDKATQDALIKLGKDMEKEMWDKVAKLDKEKEAVSNKNGITTVKPSKEFLNDLSKVTKNIREDWLKTAPPEAKKIVEEFNKKVGRQ; translated from the coding sequence ATGCTTTCGTTCCGCAAAACCGGTTTCCTCACCCTGGCCCTGGCCGCCGTCGTCATCCTTTCCCTGGCGCTGGCCGGCTGTGGCGGCGACAAAAAGGCCGAGCCCAAAGCCGCCGGACCCGTAAAATGGGTCGCCAACTCCGTCTGGCCGCCGAACAACCATCAGACCCAGGGTCTCCAGGAGTTCGCCAAAAAGGCCAAAGAAGCCACCAAAGGCAAGGTCGACATCACCGTCCAGGCCGGCGGCGCCCTCGGCTACAAAGGCCCCGAACTCCTCAAGATCGTCCGCGACGGGCTCGTGCCCATGTCCGACATGCTGACCAGCGGCGTTGCCGGCGACGAACCGCTGTTCAACGTCGTCACCCTGCCGTTCCTCATCCAGAACTTCGAAGAAGGCAAAATCCTCAACGACATCGCCCGTCCCTACTTTGACCAGGTAGCCGAAAAGAAATGGGGCCAGAAGATCCTCTACATATCCCCCTGGCCGGCTGCCGGCATCTGGTCCAAGAAAGAAGTAAAATCCGTTGACGACATGAAAGGTCTCAAAACCCGCACCTACGACAAAAACGGCGGTCTCGTCGTCCAGGCCGTCGGCGGCACGCCCTACCCGCTGCCCTTCAGCGAAGTCTACTCCTCCCTGGCCACCGGCGTAATCGACTCCGTCCTCACCTCTACCCCCACCGCCGTCGACGCCAAATTCTGGGAAGTCCTCAAATACTACTCCCCCCAGAACGTGACCATGGCCACCGACCTCGTCACCGTCAACCTCAAAGAATTCAACAAACTTGACAAAGCCACCCAGGACGCCCTCATCAAACTCGGCAAAGACATGGAAAAAGAGATGTGGGACAAAGTCGCCAAACTCGACAAAGAAAAAGAAGCCGTCTCCAACAAGAACGGCATAACCACCGTCAAACCCAGCAAAGAATTCCTCAACGACCTGTCCAAAGTCACCAAGAATATCCGCGAAGACTGGCTAAAGACCGCTCCCCCCGAAGCCAAGAAAATAGTCGAAGAGTTCAACAAAAAAGTCGGTCGTCAGTAA
- a CDS encoding MBL fold metallo-hydrolase — MTGIEILLPGFPAKADRGFFGWCNVVALKTGDGWLIVDTGSHGDRAVLLQAMAARGIDPLAVKKVFLTHLHFDHCLNADLFANAALILGRKEWAYANSSLPEERGDTFVPKPYLGYLAGRRLNFVGEGDTLAPGLRVLELPGHTPGCLGLLREADGTLIAGDALKNPREYHHRDPALCFDSRDNALASLERIAGLARRILPGHDSAFSLEDGEITGRSAPRVSITHYIDWRRRDGAVQSLPGEGE, encoded by the coding sequence ATGACCGGCATCGAGATACTCCTGCCGGGGTTTCCCGCCAAAGCCGACCGAGGCTTTTTCGGCTGGTGCAACGTCGTCGCCCTCAAAACCGGTGACGGCTGGCTGATCGTCGACACCGGCAGCCACGGCGACCGGGCCGTACTGCTCCAGGCAATGGCCGCCCGCGGCATCGACCCGCTGGCGGTCAAAAAGGTTTTCCTCACCCACCTGCACTTCGACCACTGCCTTAACGCCGACCTGTTCGCCAACGCCGCGCTAATTCTCGGCCGCAAAGAATGGGCCTACGCCAACTCATCCCTACCTGAAGAGCGCGGCGACACCTTCGTGCCCAAGCCCTACCTCGGCTACCTGGCCGGCAGGCGCCTTAACTTCGTCGGCGAAGGCGACACCCTCGCTCCCGGCCTCCGGGTGCTGGAACTGCCCGGCCACACCCCCGGCTGCCTCGGCCTCCTCCGCGAAGCCGACGGCACACTCATCGCCGGCGACGCCCTCAAAAACCCCCGCGAATACCACCACCGCGACCCGGCGCTATGCTTCGACTCCCGCGACAACGCCCTCGCCAGCCTCGAACGCATCGCCGGCCTCGCCAGGCGCATCCTGCCGGGGCACGACAGCGCATTCAGCCTTGAGGACGGCGAAATAACGGGCCGCAGCGCCCCGCGGGTGTCGATCACCCATTACATCGACTGGCGGCGCCGCGACGGCGCCGTGCAAAGCCTGCCCGGGGAAGGGGAGTAA
- a CDS encoding DUF1848 family protein — MAAKLKTVISASRRTDLPRFHYRWLQDALRAGEAVVVNPRFPAASYRVDLRPESVHTVVLWSKDFANILADPGRLADYNLYFHYTVNNYSPLLEPGVPPYAATLRTLEGLLARHRPEQFTIRFDPVIISTGGELRPDPAKPGRARLAAFERLCRDLAALGMRSCRLATSHIALYPHVKKRLAAAADLGFVPLEDNLLTLFFTRLAEIAAAHGLTLRSCASPLLAAVPGLVPGRCVDGDLLAALAGEKASRARDGGQRAACGCTKSVDIGGYAQTCGFNCLYCYARH; from the coding sequence ATGGCCGCCAAGCTCAAAACCGTCATATCCGCCTCCCGCCGCACCGACCTGCCGCGCTTCCATTACCGCTGGCTGCAGGACGCTCTGCGCGCCGGCGAAGCCGTCGTCGTCAACCCCCGCTTCCCCGCGGCCAGCTACCGCGTCGACCTCCGCCCGGAAAGCGTCCACACCGTCGTCCTCTGGAGCAAAGACTTCGCCAACATCCTCGCCGACCCCGGCCGCCTCGCCGACTACAACCTCTACTTCCACTACACCGTCAACAACTACTCGCCTCTCCTCGAGCCGGGCGTGCCGCCCTACGCCGCCACCCTCAGGACCCTCGAAGGCCTCCTCGCCCGCCACCGCCCCGAGCAGTTCACCATCCGCTTCGACCCCGTCATCATCTCCACCGGCGGCGAACTCCGGCCCGACCCCGCCAAGCCCGGCCGGGCACGCCTCGCCGCCTTCGAGCGCCTCTGCCGCGACCTCGCCGCCCTCGGCATGCGGTCCTGCCGCCTCGCCACCTCCCACATCGCCCTCTACCCCCACGTAAAAAAGCGCCTCGCGGCCGCGGCAGACCTCGGCTTCGTACCCCTCGAAGACAACCTTCTCACCCTCTTCTTCACCCGCCTCGCCGAAATCGCCGCCGCCCACGGCCTCACCCTCCGCTCCTGCGCCTCGCCCCTCCTCGCCGCCGTCCCCGGGCTCGTCCCCGGACGGTGCGTCGACGGCGACCTCCTCGCCGCCCTTGCCGGCGAGAAAGCCTCCCGCGCCCGCGACGGCGGCCAGCGTGCCGCCTGCGGCTGCACCAAAAGCGTCGACATCGGGGGCTACGCCCAGACCTGCGGCTTCAACTGCCTATACTGCTACGCCCGGCACTAA
- a CDS encoding response regulator transcription factor — MEKIRIVIADDHAVLRSGLKAMLNYSPQFEVVGEAANGLEALRLLEELRPDVLILDLSMPGMSGAECVKEIRYRGLPCRVLVLTMYDDEAYVKEVMRAGADGYMLKKSADTELMEGIVKVHAGKKYLNESLSEKLLDSLLRAPAEGPDRRDPYVLLSAREREVLRFLAQGYTNSEIGAALSLSTKTIDTYRSRIMHKLNVHRKSELVNYAVQYKLINM, encoded by the coding sequence ATGGAAAAAATTCGCATCGTCATCGCCGACGACCACGCGGTGCTGCGCTCCGGGCTGAAGGCGATGCTGAATTATTCGCCCCAGTTCGAGGTTGTCGGCGAGGCGGCCAACGGCCTGGAGGCGCTGCGCCTGTTGGAGGAGCTGCGCCCGGATGTGCTGATCCTCGATTTGTCGATGCCGGGGATGAGCGGCGCGGAGTGCGTCAAGGAGATCCGCTACCGCGGCCTGCCCTGCCGGGTGCTGGTGCTGACGATGTACGACGACGAGGCGTATGTCAAGGAGGTTATGCGCGCCGGCGCGGACGGCTATATGCTGAAGAAGTCGGCCGATACCGAGCTGATGGAAGGGATCGTGAAGGTTCACGCCGGGAAGAAGTATTTGAACGAGTCGCTGTCGGAGAAGCTGCTGGACAGCTTGCTGCGCGCGCCTGCGGAGGGGCCGGACCGCCGCGACCCGTATGTGCTGCTGTCGGCCCGCGAGCGCGAGGTGCTGCGCTTCCTGGCCCAGGGATACACGAACAGCGAGATCGGCGCGGCGCTGTCGCTAAGCACCAAGACGATCGATACTTACCGCTCGCGGATTATGCATAAGTTGAACGTGCACCGGAAGTCGGAGCTGGTTAATTACGCGGTCCAGTATAAGCTGATAAATATGTGA
- a CDS encoding FAD-linked oxidase C-terminal domain-containing protein: MQSGLIDSLKGIVGAEHVLTSQEDLLCYSYDATPGFSHMPEAVVMPGTADEVAKVLAAANEAKIPVYPRGSGTNLSAGTVPLKGGIVLLMTRMNKIVEIDTANLIAVAEPGVVVGDLNKAVEEFGLIYPPDPGTVATATLGGTVSENAGGLRGLKYGVSKHYVMGLEVVLADGRILNTGGKTVKDVAGYDLTKLFTGSEGTLGVITKITVKLMPAPEARRSMLATFAKLDDAGQAIAAIIAAKIIPATLEIMDNATVRTVEDYAKVGLPTDVEAVLLIEVDGIAEVVEKDSAKVVEVLKANNAAEIRVAQDAAERDKIWAARRAALPALAKLRPTTFVEDATVPRSKVPDMIRAVNEIAARHAVTIGTFGHAGDGNLHPTIVCDIRDDAEMDRVYKAMDEIFAVSLQLGGTLSGEHGIGVGKLRYMESQFGPAGMAAMRAIKKALDPNCILNPGKLVGECL; the protein is encoded by the coding sequence ATGCAGAGTGGGTTGATCGATTCTTTAAAGGGGATCGTCGGGGCGGAGCATGTCCTGACAAGCCAGGAAGATCTGTTGTGCTATTCGTATGACGCCACGCCGGGGTTCTCGCATATGCCGGAGGCGGTGGTCATGCCGGGAACGGCCGACGAGGTGGCTAAGGTGCTGGCCGCGGCCAACGAAGCCAAAATCCCGGTCTATCCCCGCGGCTCCGGAACGAATCTTAGCGCGGGAACCGTCCCCCTGAAGGGCGGGATCGTGCTGCTGATGACCCGTATGAACAAGATCGTGGAGATCGATACCGCCAACCTGATCGCGGTGGCCGAGCCCGGCGTGGTGGTGGGCGACCTGAACAAGGCGGTGGAGGAGTTCGGCCTTATTTATCCTCCCGATCCCGGCACGGTGGCGACGGCGACGCTGGGCGGCACGGTGTCGGAGAACGCCGGCGGCCTGCGCGGCCTGAAGTACGGAGTTTCGAAGCATTATGTGATGGGCCTGGAGGTGGTGCTGGCCGACGGACGGATCCTGAACACCGGCGGCAAGACGGTGAAGGATGTGGCCGGCTACGACCTGACGAAGCTGTTCACCGGCTCGGAGGGGACGCTGGGGGTCATTACGAAGATAACGGTCAAGCTGATGCCGGCGCCCGAGGCGCGCAGGAGCATGCTGGCGACGTTCGCCAAGCTGGACGACGCCGGGCAGGCGATCGCGGCCATCATTGCGGCGAAGATCATCCCGGCGACGCTGGAGATTATGGATAACGCCACCGTCCGGACGGTGGAGGATTACGCGAAGGTCGGCCTGCCGACGGATGTGGAGGCTGTGCTGCTGATCGAGGTGGACGGGATCGCCGAGGTGGTGGAAAAGGACAGCGCCAAGGTGGTCGAGGTGCTGAAGGCCAATAACGCCGCCGAGATCCGCGTGGCCCAGGACGCGGCCGAGCGCGACAAGATCTGGGCAGCCCGCCGCGCGGCGCTGCCGGCGCTGGCGAAGCTGCGGCCGACGACGTTCGTGGAGGACGCGACGGTGCCCCGCAGCAAGGTGCCCGATATGATCCGCGCGGTTAACGAGATCGCGGCCCGCCACGCGGTGACGATCGGCACGTTCGGCCATGCCGGCGACGGCAACCTCCATCCGACGATTGTGTGCGATATCCGCGACGACGCCGAGATGGACCGGGTGTATAAGGCGATGGACGAGATTTTTGCGGTTTCCCTTCAGTTGGGCGGCACGCTTTCCGGCGAGCACGGCATCGGCGTGGGCAAGCTGCGATATATGGAAAGCCAGTTCGGCCCTGCCGGGATGGCGGCGATGCGGGCGATCAAGAAGGCTCTCGACCCCAACTGTATCCTGAATCCGGGAAAACTTGTCGGGGAGTGTTTGTAA
- a CDS encoding (Fe-S)-binding protein, with protein MSDDNKKLLAELEDALANCMKCGNCMEVCPIYKEFKTESTVARGKIALMEAVLSGQSEITAGFDQRMAMCVSCKACTAKCPCGVKADELIIKGREAIVKTRGLHPIKKAAFALLKARPLFDFGLRMAGVFGPLAFKKLPGRLATVARFPMPGLDRKRIMAPIASTPLRSQVPEVVKVDNPKLRVAFFTGCTINYIYTDVGQAVLNVLKENDVEVTLPALQHCCAVPVHISGDIELAKVFAKHNIETFERYNPDYIVAACGSCTMAWKKDYPEMFADDPEMKARAEKLAARTYEISQFLVDVVKFRRDNLGEVKAKVTMHDPCHMARGIAVTAQPREVLKAIPGLEFVEMKEPARCCGAGGSFSLAHYDVARTINDRKLADIASTGADTVATGCGMCRMHITDGLVQSGRNEQVFHTVQLLDRAYKAGKKDEPKKAKDEFHFH; from the coding sequence ATGAGCGACGACAATAAAAAGCTGCTGGCCGAGCTTGAGGACGCGCTCGCCAATTGCATGAAGTGCGGCAACTGTATGGAGGTCTGCCCGATCTATAAGGAGTTCAAGACCGAGTCGACGGTGGCCCGCGGCAAGATCGCGCTGATGGAGGCGGTGCTGAGCGGCCAGAGCGAAATCACCGCCGGCTTCGACCAGCGGATGGCGATGTGCGTGAGCTGCAAGGCGTGCACCGCGAAGTGCCCGTGCGGTGTGAAGGCCGACGAGTTGATCATCAAGGGCCGGGAGGCGATCGTAAAGACGCGCGGCCTGCACCCGATCAAGAAGGCGGCGTTCGCGCTGCTGAAGGCCCGGCCGCTGTTCGATTTCGGCCTGCGGATGGCCGGCGTATTCGGACCGCTGGCGTTCAAGAAGCTGCCCGGCCGCCTGGCGACGGTGGCCCGTTTCCCGATGCCGGGGCTGGACCGCAAGCGGATCATGGCGCCGATAGCCTCCACCCCGCTCCGCAGCCAGGTCCCCGAGGTGGTGAAGGTCGATAATCCGAAGCTGCGGGTGGCGTTCTTCACCGGCTGCACGATCAATTATATATATACCGATGTGGGCCAGGCGGTGCTGAACGTCCTGAAGGAGAACGACGTGGAGGTGACGCTGCCGGCGCTGCAGCACTGCTGTGCGGTGCCGGTGCATATCTCGGGCGACATCGAGCTGGCGAAGGTGTTCGCCAAGCACAATATCGAGACGTTCGAGCGCTACAACCCGGATTATATCGTGGCCGCGTGCGGCTCGTGCACAATGGCGTGGAAGAAGGATTACCCCGAGATGTTCGCCGACGACCCGGAGATGAAGGCGCGGGCGGAGAAGCTGGCGGCCAGGACGTACGAGATCAGCCAGTTCCTGGTGGATGTGGTGAAGTTCCGCCGCGACAACCTCGGCGAGGTGAAGGCGAAGGTTACGATGCACGACCCGTGCCATATGGCGCGCGGCATCGCGGTGACGGCCCAACCGCGCGAGGTGCTGAAGGCCATCCCGGGGCTGGAGTTCGTGGAGATGAAGGAGCCGGCCCGCTGCTGCGGGGCCGGGGGGTCGTTCAGCCTGGCGCACTATGACGTGGCCCGGACGATCAATGACCGCAAGCTGGCCGATATCGCGTCGACGGGCGCGGATACGGTGGCGACCGGCTGCGGCATGTGCCGGATGCATATCACCGACGGCCTGGTGCAGAGCGGCCGCAACGAGCAGGTCTTCCACACGGTGCAGCTCCTGGACCGCGCGTACAAAGCGGGCAAGAAGGACGAGCCGAAGAAGGCGAAGGACGAGTTCCACTTCCATTAA
- a CDS encoding sugar diacid recognition domain-containing protein, whose protein sequence is MPAKELYRSLDPHFSQTLVDIVAAELNKNVNICDHKGVIIASFSKERISQVHECAANMLASGHIHEFSVTEDDVARYKGVRKGFNVPIIFEGRCAGVIGVTGEPEAAAPYARLAARFVQAALESSARQEKLVRALQEKEELQTIFLNKIIAVQEEERRKISRELHDETSQALTSIIVGLRVLSEQMGGGEERARVLAMRDLAAKTLEDVHRLAVELRPVLLDDLGLVAAAHKYIESYANQYSLPVDIDFAGLSRERFRPEVEIALYRILQEALTNIVKHARAGQVRVALKKSRGRLRLTVADDGVGFEIASLQTAAAGACLGIHGMRERVALLDGAFAIQTAPGAGTAITAEVPLKEKNHGR, encoded by the coding sequence ATACCCGCGAAAGAACTGTACCGCAGCCTCGACCCCCATTTCTCCCAAACACTCGTCGACATCGTCGCCGCCGAACTCAACAAAAACGTCAACATCTGCGACCACAAAGGGGTAATAATCGCCTCCTTCAGCAAGGAAAGAATCTCCCAGGTCCACGAATGCGCGGCGAACATGCTCGCCTCCGGCCACATACACGAATTCTCCGTCACCGAGGACGACGTCGCCCGCTACAAAGGCGTCCGCAAAGGCTTCAACGTCCCCATCATCTTCGAGGGCCGCTGCGCCGGCGTTATCGGCGTCACCGGCGAGCCCGAAGCCGCCGCCCCCTATGCGCGCCTGGCGGCCCGCTTCGTCCAGGCCGCCCTCGAGTCGAGCGCCCGCCAGGAAAAACTCGTTCGCGCCCTCCAGGAAAAAGAAGAACTGCAGACCATCTTCCTCAACAAAATCATCGCCGTCCAGGAAGAAGAACGCCGCAAGATCTCCCGCGAACTCCACGACGAAACCAGCCAGGCCCTTACCTCCATCATCGTCGGCCTGCGCGTCCTCTCCGAGCAGATGGGAGGGGGGGAGGAGCGGGCGCGGGTCCTCGCCATGCGCGACCTCGCCGCCAAAACCCTTGAAGACGTCCACCGCCTCGCCGTCGAGCTCCGGCCCGTCCTTCTGGACGACCTCGGCCTCGTAGCCGCGGCCCACAAATACATCGAAAGCTATGCCAACCAGTATAGCCTGCCCGTCGATATCGACTTCGCCGGCCTCTCGCGGGAGCGCTTTAGGCCCGAGGTCGAAATCGCCCTCTACCGCATCCTCCAGGAAGCGCTCACCAACATCGTCAAACACGCCCGGGCCGGCCAGGTGCGCGTCGCCCTCAAAAAAAGCCGCGGCCGGCTCCGCCTCACCGTCGCCGACGACGGCGTAGGCTTCGAAATCGCCTCCCTGCAGACGGCGGCCGCCGGCGCCTGCCTGGGCATTCACGGCATGCGCGAGCGGGTAGCCCTCCTCGACGGCGCCTTCGCCATCCAGACCGCCCCCGGGGCGGGGACGGCCATTACCGCCGAAGTCCCCCTCAAAGAAAAGAACCACGGCCGTTGA
- a CDS encoding metal-dependent hydrolase encodes MDSLSHALVGVAVAGLSGHQPSFGDPIYIATVLGAQAPDFDIVSQVRGNMAYLRQHRAFSHSVPGVALWAAAIAVVVKLLMPQAEVGQLLLWAFAGGLSHTVLDYFNSHGTAILWPFRRERKSYPLLNVFDPILMALLLSMYATRLPIEEVSYLSLATLALYIFARYCLRKRAYAWLKNRFAGELLTRIWVMPCLSRLFYWDFVVETDRRHINGRLGALFPLLDIKADLPRQELSPLAEQASKTSLGEFFTTFTPFIYFDESDEDEGKVNIYDLRYYKGGEFVHSATITFTPEKTLRDAYIHSLGQTIRVTE; translated from the coding sequence ATGGACTCATTGTCGCACGCGCTCGTCGGCGTGGCGGTAGCCGGCTTGTCCGGACACCAGCCGTCGTTCGGCGACCCGATATACATCGCTACCGTACTCGGCGCCCAGGCCCCCGATTTCGATATCGTGTCCCAGGTGAGGGGCAATATGGCCTACCTGAGACAGCACCGGGCGTTTTCCCACTCTGTTCCGGGCGTCGCCCTGTGGGCGGCGGCCATCGCCGTGGTCGTCAAGCTCCTTATGCCGCAGGCCGAGGTCGGGCAGCTTCTGTTGTGGGCGTTCGCCGGCGGCCTGTCGCATACTGTCTTAGATTATTTTAACTCCCACGGGACGGCGATATTATGGCCTTTTCGCCGGGAGCGGAAAAGCTATCCCCTGCTCAATGTTTTCGACCCTATTCTGATGGCGCTGCTGCTGTCGATGTACGCCACCCGTCTGCCGATCGAGGAGGTTTCGTATCTCAGCCTGGCGACGCTGGCGCTGTATATCTTCGCGCGTTATTGCCTGCGCAAGCGGGCTTACGCGTGGCTGAAGAACAGATTCGCCGGCGAGCTGCTGACCCGCATCTGGGTGATGCCGTGTCTCAGCCGCCTCTTTTACTGGGATTTCGTGGTGGAAACCGACCGCCGCCACATCAACGGCCGCCTGGGGGCGCTTTTCCCGCTGCTCGACATCAAGGCCGACCTGCCCCGCCAGGAGCTGTCGCCGCTGGCCGAACAGGCTAGTAAGACGTCGCTGGGCGAGTTTTTCACGACCTTCACGCCCTTCATTTACTTCGACGAGTCGGACGAGGACGAAGGCAAGGTGAATATCTACGATTTGCGCTACTACAAGGGCGGCGAGTTCGTGCACAGCGCCACGATCACTTTCACTCCCGAGAAGACGCTGCGCGACGCGTATATTCATTCGCTCGGCCAGACGATCAGAGTAACGGAATAG
- a CDS encoding 4Fe-4S binding protein — MRNKLQPYLFWILLAYLAIGFVYPAIGVIALVCMLAPVVIAPFKGRFWCGNWCPRGSFYDNALARFSPKRPIPSFFRSKGLRIFMLIFIMSVFSAQMYFAWGDLAAMGMVFINIIFVTTVVGVVLGMIYHQRTWCSFCPMGTLASWLSRGKMPLKVAPSCVSCGLCTKACPLQLQPQSGKEAGAFTDGDCLKCDRCTAVCPKKALAFATSEEPATMKKPA; from the coding sequence ATGCGTAATAAATTGCAGCCTTATCTTTTCTGGATTTTGCTCGCCTATCTGGCGATAGGTTTCGTATACCCGGCGATCGGTGTAATCGCGCTGGTGTGCATGCTGGCTCCGGTGGTAATCGCCCCCTTCAAGGGCCGCTTTTGGTGCGGCAACTGGTGTCCGCGCGGCAGCTTTTACGACAACGCGCTGGCCCGTTTTTCGCCCAAGCGGCCCATCCCCTCCTTCTTTCGCAGCAAGGGTCTGCGCATTTTCATGCTGATTTTCATCATGTCGGTGTTTTCGGCGCAGATGTATTTCGCCTGGGGCGACCTGGCGGCGATGGGGATGGTGTTCATCAATATAATTTTCGTGACGACGGTGGTTGGCGTGGTCCTCGGCATGATCTACCACCAGCGGACGTGGTGCTCGTTCTGCCCGATGGGGACGCTGGCGTCGTGGCTGAGCCGCGGGAAGATGCCGCTGAAGGTGGCGCCGAGCTGTGTGAGCTGCGGACTGTGCACCAAGGCCTGCCCGCTGCAGCTTCAGCCGCAGAGCGGCAAGGAGGCCGGAGCGTTCACGGACGGCGACTGCCTGAAGTGCGACCGCTGCACGGCGGTGTGCCCGAAGAAGGCGCTCGCGTTCGCGACAAGCGAGGAACCGGCGACGATGAAGAAGCCCGCGTGA